A genomic region of Paroedura picta isolate Pp20150507F chromosome 4, Ppicta_v3.0, whole genome shotgun sequence contains the following coding sequences:
- the MYDGF gene encoding myeloid-derived growth factor, whose translation MATASSLSERWLWGGFLAFFLLSHVFYPAAGTEEGASTAEFDVNPGGMVHSFSKSLGDYECTFTYAAQGGTNEQWQMSVGVSEDNSLFSCSVWRPQGKSYLFFTQFKAEVKGATIEYGMAFSAAAARGQKDVPLKEEEFHVTETAVSHKEGTFRSELSKLVIVAKTAHDEL comes from the exons aTGGCGACGGCAAGCTCTCTCAGTGAGCGGTGGCTCTGGGGTGGATTTCTTGCCTTCTTCCTCTTGTCGCACGTCTTTTACCCTGCAGCCGGGACAGAAGAAGGCGCCAGCACGGCCGAATTCGACGTGAACCCTGGGGGAATGGTCCACTCTTTCTCCAAGAGCCTG GGAGATTATGAATGCACTTTTACCTATGCAGCTCAGGGCGGGACAAATGAG CAATGGCAGATGAGTGTCGGAGTCAGCGAAGACAACTCACTCTTCTCATGTTCTGTCTGGAG gccccagggaaAATCCTATCTTTTCTTCACCCAGTTCAAGGCCGAGGTGAAGGGAGCAACTATTGAGTACGGCATGGCTTTC TCTGCTGCTGCAGCCAGAGGACAGAAAGACGTTCCCTTGAAGGAGGAAGAATTCCACGTGACAGAAACAGCTG TCTCCCACAAGGAAGGCACGTTCCGCTCGGAACTCTCCAAGCTGGTGATTGTAGCAAAAACAGCCCACGACGAGCTGTGA
- the LOC143834962 gene encoding procathepsin L-like codes for MTSVLLVAVTLLAFLGSFATALDASLDEIWKDWKTSHGRVYGKGEDEFRRNIWESNVHLIRHHNQEASEGKHTFRLGMNQFGDLTNEEYNQKVNGARPELGANRRYKNVLQRSAMFRPPPYVDWRNKGYVTPVKNQGSCGSCWAFSATGALEGLHARRTGNLVSLSEQNLIDCSTYLGNNGCGGGWMPLAFEYVAQNNGIDSEQSYPYQAQSGLPCRYSSWNRAATCNSLVTVQSGSEEALEEAVAIYGPVSVAVDAASIHFQFYSSGIFSLPSCGEKLNHGVLVVGYGVSQNGWNRQSYWLLKNSWGTEWGEEGYIQVAKGTNNICGVATAASFPIM; via the exons ATGACGTCAGTCCTATTGGTAGCAGTGACCCTGCTGGCCTTCTTGGGGTCCTTTGCCACAGCGCTGGATGCATCCCTAGATGAAATATGGAAGGATTGGAAGACTTCTCATGGTAGAGTATATGGCAAG ggAGAAGATGAATTCAGAAGAAACATTTGGGAGTCGAACGTACATCTAATCAGACATCATAATCAAGAGGCTTCTGAGGGGAAACACACTTTCCGGCTGGGGATGAACCAATTTGGTGACTTA aCGAACGAAGAGTACAATCAGAAGGTCAACGGCGCGCGGCCCGAACTGGGTGCAAACCGTCGCTACAAGAACGTGCTCCAGAGATCAGCCATGTTCAGGCCTCCCCCCTACGTGGACTGGCGCAACAAGGGATATGTCACCCCAGTGAAAAACCAG GGCTCATGTGGGTCATGTTGGGCCTTTAGTGCCAccggggccctggaagggttgcaCGCCAGGAGGACGGGAAACCTGGTCTCACTCAGCGAGCAGAATCTTATCGACTGCTCTACATACCTCGGTAACAACGGGTGTGGTGGGGGGTGGATGCCACTGGCCTTTGAATACGTTGCGCAGAACAACGGCATCGACTCCGAGCAAAGCTACCCCTATCAGGCGCAG AGCGGGCTCCCTTGCCGGTATAGCAGCTGGAATCGAGCAGCCACCTGCAATTCCCTGGTGACGGTCCAAAGCGGCAGTGAGGAAGCCCTGGAAGAAGCTGTAGCTATTTATGGCCCAGTTTCGGTTGCTGTGGATGCCGCCAGTATCCATTTCCAGTTCTATTCATCTG GAATATTTTCCCTTCCAAGTTGCGGTGAGAAACTGAATCATGGTGTGCTGGTGGTTGGCTACGGCGTATCTCAAAATGGCTGGAACAGGCAAAGCTATTGGCTCCTGAAGAACag CTGGGGTACCgaatggggagaagaaggctacATACAAGTCGCAAAaggaaccaacaacatctgcggCGTTGCCACAGCAGCAAGCTTCCCAATCATGTAA